In the genome of marine bacterium B5-7, one region contains:
- a CDS encoding antitoxin, with amino-acid sequence MQHLHATHIASISELKKNPSKLIHKADGRPVAILNHNVATAYLIPAALFEQLLEHIDDRTLEKLVSVRLQDNQKPIRVDVDEL; translated from the coding sequence ATGCAACATTTACACGCGACACACATTGCTAGCATTAGCGAGCTGAAAAAGAATCCCTCTAAACTCATCCATAAAGCGGATGGGCGGCCTGTGGCTATTCTCAATCACAATGTTGCGACGGCTTATTTAATTCCAGCGGCTTTGTTTGAGCAATTGCTAGAGCACATCGACGATCGCACCTTGGAAAAACTGGTATCTGTACGGCTACAAGATAATCAAAAGCCGATTAGGGTGGATGTGGATGAGCTATAG